In the genome of Colletotrichum lupini chromosome 8, complete sequence, one region contains:
- a CDS encoding MATE efflux family protein has product MDPRDRDDRTGETTPLLSDQPHHKPDIEPAGSGGWLSEAWLLCRYSLPLIATYLLQYSFTVITTFVAGHLSADDLAAASIGLTTMNIIGLAIYEGMATALDTLCAQAHGSGRLTAVGLHVQRMLILMALATVPIGLFWVFSPSVLSLFVKQHHLAVKAGTFLRVSLIGMPGYAAFEALKRFLQAQGDFKSAMVVLIICAPINALLSWLFAFKLNMGLEGAALGQALANDLRPVLLLIYIVVWGQWSHQCWGGFSRKAFTEWSVPVRLSIAGSAVNLGEWAAFEILTLSTSYLSTEHLAAQTILTTISVVMWHIPFSISVAISTRIGHLIGGGLVATARRATTVYAIVFTVVGILDAILIFLFRHQLALVFSEDAEVQRLTSDSMLAVAAFQLIDSIISGCNGVLRGLGRQAVAAFVVFAVNYLAAVPLAVWLELGSPGLELDGAWIGLGGGMVVIAIIECIYMKVIRWQDCVESHLTYGGDETESREGETTWRGPPQPLFSGPLPYVSEAPLEQLPSQSRIATKWRSIDVENKYTMPGTGAQAHPDAAQERPPCTVCYDLDKAHMPGSVDYMDLFCDLRSIVKAGKKGCQICYAIKVAIFWGNNVNVPKKSLMLDDSYAVIYLFETISIQSSVKYRDSTNNVIVVKGLVDLFTKPGEKVMNLQRAFRMDIDAFEGKPLPWKSIGVSNEIPLKLHLKHRQKTIRGWVDECNATHKACGTRMYPSEPGLAPRRFLDLGKSPRNGIKLVESCSVSGPYITVIHGYAGPLPAPSSLTTSENFDQRQKSLQWWQIPVALQETMTVASELGFRYAWVQEFCVIQDIEEDVNWHLAREDIIFGRSYLTIALTSVKDLRLSNFGPKRQNSIAGVENAGRSVAIQVSRFGRPHYIYARQSMLWHDAAFANKTLLRPVDDDEKSNVSEEHHELLQHGPAFQRLLLSRRVLYLHKSELVWDCLERPRCECDSPCFGQGRKVIVNILQKHTWISGGAVSGGTVGSPDFVLKLYKALTPASPEEKLAVVAGLFRQILRLNGRSYFAGIAVDTPEELSRDLLWTTLPPERAQPNQLDQDSPSITDAYRHHTSRIPSWSWASMVLSKGTTFGGASQLSPGNTFDLVYRSMLFGSVGMFYDELPGSDDSLLATNYRIKAKAAIRPITAVPPIGRRPLIPHLFSCYDGGPLDRNSHMIFRFLPDCARLRGSFQASDGFKCYIMLLGVVTPVGHDRECPINQSCTCAHTENHLQVGLVLRESLRNEGAFERIGTFAVSETRGMFLGVVPRDLTLV; this is encoded by the exons ATGGACCCCCGCGACCGAGACGACCGCACCGGCGAGACCACGCCGCTGCTGTCGGATCAGCCGCATCACAAGCCGGACATTGAACCGGCGGGTAGCGGTGGTTGGCTGTCGGAAGCATGGCTCCTCTGTCGGTACTCATTACCGCTCATCGCCACCTATCTGCTACAATACTCGTTCACCGTCATCACAACATTCGTGGCTGGCCACCTCAGCGCCGATGacctcgccgccgccagcATTGGTCTGACGACCATGAACATCATCGGCCTAGCTATCTACGAGGGCATGGCTACCGCCCTGGACACCCTCTGCGCCCAGGCCCACGGCTCTGGTCGCCTTACCGCCGTTGGCCTACATGTTCAACGCATGCTCATTCTCATGGCCCTCGCTACCGTCCCCATTGGGCTCTTCTGGGTCTTTTCGCCATCGGTTCTCTCCCTATTCGTCAAGCAGCACCACCTGGCCGTCAAGGCCGGCACGTTCCTCCGTGTCAGTTTGATCGGCATGCCCGGCTACGCCGCCTTCGAAGCCCTCAAGAGGTTCCTCCAGGCCCAGGGCGATTTCAAAAGCGCCATGGTCGTCCTCATTATCTGCGCCCCCATCAACGCCCTTCTAAGTTGGCTGTTCGCTTTCAAGCTGAACATGGGTCTGGAAGGCGCTGCCCTGGGCCAGGCTCTGGCTAACGACCTGCGTCCCGTCCTTCTGCTCATCTACATCGTCGTCTGGGGCCAGTGGTCGCACCAGTGCTGGGGTGGATTCTCTCGCAAGGCCTTCACTGAGTGGAGCGTGCCGGTGCGACTCTCCATCGCCGGATCGGCTGTCAACCTGGGCGAGTGGGCTGCCTTTGAAATCTTGACGCTCAGCACATCCTACCTGAGCACCGAGCATCTTGCCGCACAAACTATCTTGACGACCATCTCCGTCGTCATGTGGCACATCCCCTTCTCCATCTCGGTTGCCATCAGCACCCGCATCGGTCACTTGATCGGCGGCGGGCTCGTAGCGACCGCTCGGCGAGCCACAACCGTATACGCCATCGTCTTTACCGTCGTCGGTATCCTGGACGCCATTCTAATCTTCCTATTCCGCCACCAGCTCGCCCTTGTATTCTCTGAGGACGCCGAGGTCCAAAGGCTCACGTCCGACTCCATGCTTGCGGTTGCGGCTTTCCAGCTCATCGACTCCATCATCAGCGGATGCAACGGCGTGCTGCGGGGTCTCGGCCGGCAGGCGGTCGCGGCTTTTGTCGTATTTGCCGTGAACTATCTGGCTGCAGTGCCGCTCGCGGTCTGGCTCGAGCTGGGATCACCAGGCCTAGAGTTGGATGGTGCCTGGATAGGCCTTGGTGGCGGCATGGTTGTCATCGCCATTATCGAGTGCATTTACATGAAGGTGATCCGATGGCAAGACTGTGTCGAAAGT CATTTGACATATGGTGGTGATGAGACGGAGTCGCGTGAAGGAGAGACCACCTGGCGGGGACCACCTCAGCCCCTTTTCAGTGGGCCTTTGCCTTATGTCAGCGAGGCTCCATTAGAACA GCTGCCCAGCCAATCTCGCATCGCCACTAAATGGCGGTCCATCGACGTTGAGAATAAGTACACGATGCCCGGCACCGGGGCCCAAGCCCATCCCGATGCTGCCCAGGAGCGGCCGCCTTGTACGGTCTGCTACGATCTCGACAAGGCGCATATGCCTGGATCTGTCGACTACATGGATCTTTTCTGCGATCTCAGGAGCATTGTTAAGGCCGGTAAGAAGGGATGCCAAATATGCTACGCCATCAAAGTTGCTATCTTTTGGGGCAATAATGTCAACGTTCCCAAGAAGAGTCTAATGCTTGATGATTCATACGCCGTCATTTACCTGTTTGAGACTATCTCTATCCAATCATCTGTCAAATATCGGGACTCCACGAACAATGTCATTGTCGTGAAGGGCCTAGTCGATTTGTTCACGAAACCAGGTGAGAAAGTGATGAACCTTCAGAGGGCTTTCAGGATGGATATTGACGCGTTCGAAGGCAAGCCGCTGCCGTGGAAGTCTATCGGAGTCTCTAATGAGATTCCTCTCAAACTACACCTTAAGCATCGGCAGAAGACGATCCGTGGATGGGTCGATGAATGCAATGCAACACACAAGGCATGTGGCACGAGGATGTACCCGTCTGAGCCCGGTCTTGCTCCTCGGCGATTCCTGGATCTTGGAAAAAGCCCGCGGAACGGTATCAAACTGGTCGAATCTTGTTCAGTCTCCGGTCCCTACATCACCGTCATCCACGGCTACGCCGGACCGTTACCGGCTCCTTCATCGCTGACAACCTCGGAAAACTTCGACCAGCGCCAAAAGTCTTTGCAGTGGTGGCAAATACCTGTGGCCCTGCAAGAGACCATGACGGTCGCTAGTGAATTGGGTTTCCGGTATGCTTGGGTCCAGGAATTCTGTGTCATTCAAGACATCGAAGAAGACGTAAACTGGCACTTGGCTCGAGAGGATATCATCTTTGGACGGTCATACCTCACTATCGCCTTGACAAGCGTTAAAGATCTCAGGCTGAGCAATTTCGGCCCCAAACGACAGAACAGCATAGCCGGCGTCGAAAACGCGGGTAGATCCGTTGCCATTCAAGTCAGTAGATTTGGCCGCCCACACTACATTTATGCTCGGCAGAGTATGCTTTGGCATGACGCGGCATTCGCCAACAAGACCTTGTTGCGGCCCGTGGATGATGACGAAAAATCAAATGTCTCTGAAGAACACCATGAACTCCTCCAGCATGGCCCTGCTTTCCAACGCCTTTTGCTGTCTCGCAGGGTGCTCTATCTGCACAAGTCAGAGCTAGTGTGGGACTGCCTTGAACGGCCCAGATGCGAGTGCGATAGCCCGTGCTTTGGACAAGGACGAAAGGTCATAGTGAACATCCTGCAGAAACACACCTGGATTTCGGGCGGGGCCGTGTCGGGAGGCACCGTCGGGTCTCCCGACTTTGTGCTCAAACTTTACAAAGCCCTCACGCCGGCCAGCCCTGAAGAGAAGCTGGCAGTTGTCGCCGGCCTCTTTCGACAAATCCTTCGTCTCAATGGAAGATCCTACTTCGCCGGCATCGCAGTAGACACACCTGAAGAGCTGTCGCGTGACCTTCTATGGACCACCCTGCCGCCTGAGAGGGCGCAACCGAACCAGCTTGACCAAGATTCCCCATCTATCACAGACGCATATCGACATCACACCAGTCGCATCCCGTCATGGTCCTGGGCATCCATGGTTCTGAGCAAGGGAACTACATTTGGAGGAGCCTCACAGCTATCGCCAGGCAACACATTCGACTTGGTCTATCGCAGTATGTTATTCGGCTCCGTGGGAATGTTCTACGACGAGTTGCCCGGATCCGACGATAGTCTGCTAGCCACCAACTACCGCATAAAAGCCAAAGCGGCGATTCGACCGATCACTGCCGTGCCACCGATAGGCAGAAGACCCCTAATCCCACATCTGTTTAGCTGTTACGACGGTGGTCCCTTGGATCGCAATTCTCACATGATCTTCCGGTTTCTGCCGGATTGCGCGAGGCTTCGCGGTTCGTTCCAAGCCAGTGATGGGTTCAAATGTTACATTATGCTGCTAGGCGTCGTGACGCCAGTTGGGCATGACCGGGAGTGCCCAATCAACCAGTCTTGTACCTGTGCACATACTGAAAACCACCTGCAAGTTGGCTTGGTCCTGCGAGAATCGCTGCGGAATGAGGGTGCATTCGAGCGGATTGGGACGTTTGCAGTATCGGAGACTCGCGGCATGTTCTTGGGAGTCGTGCCGCGTGACTTGACCCTAGTCTGA